A window of the Callospermophilus lateralis isolate mCalLat2 chromosome 7, mCalLat2.hap1, whole genome shotgun sequence genome harbors these coding sequences:
- the LOC143404356 gene encoding rho GTPase-activating protein 29-like, whose product MGSLGTFQQSLMAKAAATHKFRKWRYPARCRYCEHIVIFQGLKCQECLLICHKKCMANLTIVCGHRKLRGKIHLFGAELSCVAKKEPDGIPFIIKMCASEIERTALSLQGIYRVSGNKAKIAILCRALESGRHLVDLSEFSSHDICEVLKFYLQKLPEPLVLFQWYQEFMQLANVIQQINQEQNTKRDNSEDNTSPNMCTDINQIFLKTKDLVRKLPPFNFNTLHYLIIHLKRVADHSEENLMNSKNLGVVFGPCVMRPRPTTTPGTISSSLVAYANQALLVEFLITNAEMIFDGSLDPQNVSSSTDVVAPRVDKSPPCKPVISTEHSTKSQYFSMKQDIHTADIEIKNYELATSFEESERKQNALEKWDACLIDHKELESSSQKMDNICKTTKPLSLKSDVTTNDIQRPMPSTKIRCCCLPVDRFHLASSPNEKNRRNVGNVNSDKFCQNLTFEGLNIKDTSTTVGSQINGFDQQISEKTQEQKCELKNLTGMSAVIVPSVLQEKVTMSINDSGDHSNGATQPNTPASSAREAPVRLSSHSHRLAPARAPRIVQPHLGTTFYKPPILTSKVRGTEERPASPLATVPPSTALTPLSHVEKSVPEADSTSAYALKPAAEPKENCEEVGLPDMNPMCQGLRLKQMEEVQDLEFEMPQFV is encoded by the exons atggg CTCCCTTGGAACATTTCAGCAATCATTAATGGCAAAAGCAGCTGCCACCCATAAATTCAGAAAATGGAGATATCCAGCAAGATGTAGATACTGTGAACACATTGTCATATTTCAAGGTCTTAAATGCCAAGAG TGTCTTCTTATCTGCCATAAAAAATGCATGGCAAACTTAACCATCGTTTGCGGACATCGTAAACTTCGGGGGAAAATACACCTATTTGGAGCAGAATTGTCCTGTGTTGCCAAAAAGGAGCCAGATGGCATTCCTTTCATAATCAAAATGTGTGCTTCAGAAATCGAAAGGACTGCCTTGAGTTTACAA GGCATCTATAGAGTCAGTGGCAACAAGGCAAAAATCGCAATCCTGTGTCGAGCTCTGGAAAGTGGAAGGCATTTAGTAGATCTGTCCGAATTTTCTTCACACGATATATGTGAAGTGTTAAAATTTTACCTACAAAAG CTACCAGAGCCATTGGTTTTATTCCAATGGTACCAGGAATTTATGCAGCTTGCAAATGTCATCCAACAAATTAACCAAGAACAGAACACCAAAAGGGACAACTCTGAAGACAACACATCTCCAAATATGTGTACAGATATCAACcaaatttttctcaaaaccaaGGACCTTGTAAGAAAATTGCCACCGTTCAATTTTAACACTCTACATTACCTTATCATCCATCTTAAGAG GGTTGCAGACCATTCTGAAGAAAACCTgatgaactcaaaaaacttggGGGTGGTATTTGGACCCTGTGTCATGAGGCCCAGGCCTACAACCACTCCTGGTACCATCTCCTCCTCTCTTGTTGCATATGCCAATCAGGCCCTGTTGGTCGAATTCCTCATTACCAATGCAGAGATGATCTTTGATGGGTCCCTAGACCCACAAAATGTTTCATCTAGTACTGACGTTGTTGCACCTCGGGTGGATAAAAGCCCTCCTTGCAAACCCGTAATATCAACAGAACATTCCACAAAGTCACAATATTTTTCTATGAAGCAA GATATTCACACTGCAgatattgaaattaaaaattatgaattGGCTACATCATTTGAGGAATCAGAACGCAAGCAAAATGCATTGGAAAAATGGGATGCATGTCTCATTG ATCACAAAGAACTTGAATCATCATCACAAAAGATGGACAATATATGTAAAACCACGAAACCACTTAGTCTGAAATCTGATGTGACAACAAATGATATTCAGAGGCCTATGCCAAGCACCAAGATCAGATGTTGCTGTTTGCCTGTAGATAGATTCCATCTTGCAAGCTCTCCTAATGAGAAAAACAGGAGAAATGTGGGAAATGTCAATTCAGACAAGTTTTGCCAGAATCTTACCTTTGAAGGACTTAATATAAAAGATACCTCTACTACTGTTGGCTCCCAAATTAATGGTTTTGATCAGCAGATTTCAGAAAAAACTCAGGAACAAAAATGTGAACTAAAGAACTTAACTGGCATGAGTGCAGTGATTGTGCCAAGTGTACTCCAGGAAAAAGTGACAATGAGCATCAATGATAGTGGTGACCATTCCAATGGTGCCACACAGCCCAACACGCCAGCCAGTTCAGCAAGAGAGGCACCAGTGAGACTGTCTTCTCATTCTCACCGTCTTGCTCCTGCAAGAGCACCCAGAATAGTGCAGCCCCATCTCGGGACAACATTTTACAAACCACCTATCCTGACCAGCAAAGTCAGGGGGACTGAGGAGAGACCAGCTTCACCTTTAGCAACAGTGCCTCCTAGCACAGCTCTTACTCCCCTGAGTCATGTGGAGAAATCTGTTCCAGAGGCAGACAGCACATCAGCTTATGCTTTGAAACCAGCTGCTGAGCCTAAAGAGAACTGTGAGGAGGTTGGCCTGCCTGACATGAATCCAATGTGCCAGGGACTCAGGCTAAAACAAATGGAAGAGGTACAAGACCTTGAATTTGAAATGCCACAGTTTGTGTAG